One Halobacterium wangiae genomic window, CGGACGACGACGGCGAGGTGGTCTCCATCATCGTCTCCGACCGCGACATCACCGAGCGCAAGCAGCGCGAGCGCGAACTCCGGGAGGTCGAGCGCCGCTACCGGACGTTCGTCGAGCACTTCCCGGACGGCGCCGTCGCGCTGGTCGACGACGACCTCCGCTACGTCACGTTCGGCGGGACGCCGGAGGGCGGTGCGGACCTGACCAGAGTGGACCTGGAGGGAGAACTGCTCCAGGAGACCCTGCCGGCCGAGGTCGCCGAGGTCGTCGTTCCGGCCTACGAGGCCGCACTCGACGGCGAGCAGTTGCGGTTCGTGGACACGGTCGGTGACCGGGTGTACCAGTTCCACTTCGTTCCGGTCCGAGACGAGGACGGCGACGTCACGAGCGTCATGGCGATGTCCCAGGACGTCACCGACCAGAAGGAGCGCGAACGGGACCTGCAGAACGCGAAGGCGCAACTCGAGGCGGCGACGGAGGCCGGCGCGGTCGGCACCTGGGAGTGGCACGTGCCCGAGGACCGCTTCGTCGCGGGTGCGTCGTTCGCGAAGACGTTCGGGGTCGACCCGGAGGACGCTCGCGAGGGCGTCTCCATCGACCAGTTCACCGAGTCCATCCACGAGGACGACCGCGAGCGCGTCCAGCGACAGGTCGACGCGGCCCTCGCGTCCTGTGGCGACTACGAGGTCGAGTACCGCGTGCAGAACGCCGACGGCGAGTGGCGGTGGGTCGTCGCCCGCGGTCAGGTGGAGTGCGACGAGGACGGCGACCCGGTGACGTTCCCCGGGACCGTCACGGACATCACGGAGCGCAAGCGCGCGGAGCGAGAGCTCCAGCGGAACAAGAACCAGCTCGAGGTGCTCATCGAGGTGCTCCCCGTCGGCGTCATCGTCGCCGAGCGCGACGGGGAGCTCGTCATGGCGAACGACGCTGCGCACGAGATCTGGGGTGGCGACGTCTTCGACGCCGACTCCATCGCGGAGTACGAGGAGTTCCCGATGTGGTGGGCCGACACGGGTGAGCCGGTGACCACCGATGAGATGATGTTGCCCCGCGTGCTCGCCGGCGAAGAGGTGACCGACCCGGTGGTCTACGAGATCGAGGCCCTCGACGGCGACCGCCGCGTCATCAGCGTCGAGGGGATGCCCGTCCGCGACGAGAACGGGGAGGTGATTCGAGGCGTCATCACCATCACCGACATCACCGAGCGCCGCGAGGCCCAGCGCAAACTCGAGGCGTCCAACGAACGCCTCGAACAGTTCGCGTACGCCGTCTCTCACGACCTGCAGGAACCACTCAGGATGGTCACGAGCTACCTCCAGCTCGTCGAACGGCGCTACGACGACGCGCTCGACGACGACGGCCAGGAGTTCATCGACTTCGCCGTCGACGGCGCCGAGCGCATGCGGGACATGATCGATGGATTGCTGGAGTACTCGCGGGTCGAGACCCAGGGCGAGGCGTTCGAGCCAGTCGACCTGGACGACGTGCTCGCGGACGTCTGCGAGGACCTGGCGGTTCGCGTCGAGGAGTCCGACGCCGACGTCTCGACCGAGTCGCTCCCCACGGTGGTAGGTGACGCCAGCCAGCTACGGCAGTTGTTCCAGAACCTGCTCTCGAACGCCATCGAGTACAGCGGCGACGACCCGCCGCGAGTCGACGTCTCCGCCGAGCGACACGGGGATGTGTGGCGTATTTCGGTCCAGGACGAGGGTATCGGCATCGACCCCGCCGAACAGGACCGCATCTTCGAGGTGTTCCAGCGCCTCCACACCCACGACGAACACCCCGGGACCGGCATCGGGCTGGCGCTGTGCAAACGCATTGTCGAGCGCCACGGCGGGGACATCTGGGTCGCCGCCGAACCCGGCGAGGGGTCGACGTTCACGTTCGAACTCCCGGCCGACGACGCGTGAGCTCTCGGCTGCTACCTGGCGAAGAGAGAGGAACGTGCAGGCACCCCGGCAGCGACAGTTCGGCCGCTCAGTCGTGCGGGTGGCACCACTCCAGCGCCTCGCGGACCGCCTCCGTCCGCCCGAGGAACGTGAGGTGGTCGCCGCGCTGGAGCGTGAAGTCCGCGTCCGGAACCTGATTGTCGCCGTCGCGGCCGACGAGCGCGATGATGCAGCCGTTAGGGAGTTCGCCGTCGACCTCCTCGATGGTGCGTCCCACGAGGTCCTCGGAGGTCACCTCGACCTCCTGGACGTCGCCCGAGCGCCCGATCTCCGTCATCCAGTTGGCGAGCGCGGGGCGCTCGATGATGTTGTCGATGCCCCACGCGGTCGCCAGCGACGAGGAGACAGTCCGAACGCCGAGGTCCTCGAAGGCGTCGACGTTGTCCGGGTTGTTCGCGCGAGCGATGATGGTCTCGACGTCGAACTTCGATTCGGCCAACTGGGCGACCAGCAGGTTGGCGTCGTCGTCACCCGTCGAGGCGACGACGATGCGGGCGCTGTCCGCGCCCGCCGACCGGAGTTCGTCGGTGTCCGTCCCGTCGCCGTGGTAGACGGTGAACCCCTCGTTCCTGGCTCGTTCGACCATCGATACGTCCCGTTCGACGATGACGACGTTCTCACCGCGGTCTTCGAGGCGCTCAGCGAGCGCCCGACCGACGGTGCCGCCGCCGACGATGATGACACGCATTGGTATGACCTCAAGTGCTTCCGCGATGTGTCTCGCGAGGCCGCCCTCGAAGACGACCGTCAGCAGGATGGTGAGGAAGACGATGCCGACGAGGAGGCTCGCGGCCCCCGGCATGCCGGCGTTCTGCAGTTCCGCGGCGAACAGCGTCGCGACCGAGGCGGGGATGATACCGCGGGGACCGACCGCGCTCATGAACGTCCGCTCGGCCGAGGAGTACCGGCCGCCGAACGTGGAGAGGAAGACCCCGATTGGACGGACGACGAGCGCGATGATTGCGACCGCGACGAGTCCCGCGAGACCGAACTGCGTGAGGTCGTCGAAGGACAGCAGCGCCGCGAGCGCGATGAACACGAACGAGAGGACGA contains:
- a CDS encoding PAS domain S-box protein; its protein translation is MDEQAGTGTAFWADADDAEILQHYRTLVNLVDDGIYQIDTRGRFVAVNDAIVELTGYAREELLGSHVSVLVGEDDSRRIEREIAEQLAAHEQHTQTFELAVETASGARIPCELRVNLLVVDGEFQGTVGVARDIRSTDRGQELLRKQRKYDAIFNDPNILVGLLDTEGTVLDVNDTAMKYVDADRDDVVGERFWDTPWWGRGEAVEADVREWVEHAAAGEYVDFETDLTDPSGETYSISGFFRPVTDDDGEVVSIIVSDRDITERKQRERELREVERRYRTFVEHFPDGAVALVDDDLRYVTFGGTPEGGADLTRVDLEGELLQETLPAEVAEVVVPAYEAALDGEQLRFVDTVGDRVYQFHFVPVRDEDGDVTSVMAMSQDVTDQKERERDLQNAKAQLEAATEAGAVGTWEWHVPEDRFVAGASFAKTFGVDPEDAREGVSIDQFTESIHEDDRERVQRQVDAALASCGDYEVEYRVQNADGEWRWVVARGQVECDEDGDPVTFPGTVTDITERKRAERELQRNKNQLEVLIEVLPVGVIVAERDGELVMANDAAHEIWGGDVFDADSIAEYEEFPMWWADTGEPVTTDEMMLPRVLAGEEVTDPVVYEIEALDGDRRVISVEGMPVRDENGEVIRGVITITDITERREAQRKLEASNERLEQFAYAVSHDLQEPLRMVTSYLQLVERRYDDALDDDGQEFIDFAVDGAERMRDMIDGLLEYSRVETQGEAFEPVDLDDVLADVCEDLAVRVEESDADVSTESLPTVVGDASQLRQLFQNLLSNAIEYSGDDPPRVDVSAERHGDVWRISVQDEGIGIDPAEQDRIFEVFQRLHTHDEHPGTGIGLALCKRIVERHGGDIWVAAEPGEGSTFTFELPADDA
- a CDS encoding cation:proton antiporter, translated to MSSTIIPVVATIIALGVAAQVLADRLQVPSVLFLILAGIVVGPEVLGVVTIESFGSVETLAGVVGLSVAIIVFEGAFHLKLSKLREAPGATLRLVTLGAAISLVGTALAVRFLLDARWDISFLVGSLLVATGPTVITPILEVVPVRDRVGAALETEGVVNDVTAAILAIVVFQVVINPDLPATAVIQDFMTRLGVGVLIGLVVAAIIWYLLHHVDLSRGNAPQSARLVVLAGALVSYGAANTLQAEAGIAAVATAGIVLGNADLPYEEDIESFKGDVTLVVLSFVFIALAALLSFDDLTQFGLAGLVAVAIIALVVRPIGVFLSTFGGRYSSAERTFMSAVGPRGIIPASVATLFAAELQNAGMPGAASLLVGIVFLTILLTVVFEGGLARHIAEALEVIPMRVIIVGGGTVGRALAERLEDRGENVVIVERDVSMVERARNEGFTVYHGDGTDTDELRSAGADSARIVVASTGDDDANLLVAQLAESKFDVETIIARANNPDNVDAFEDLGVRTVSSSLATAWGIDNIIERPALANWMTEIGRSGDVQEVEVTSEDLVGRTIEEVDGELPNGCIIALVGRDGDNQVPDADFTLQRGDHLTFLGRTEAVREALEWCHPHD